In Capricornis sumatraensis isolate serow.1 chromosome 16, serow.2, whole genome shotgun sequence, a genomic segment contains:
- the LOC138092850 gene encoding olfactory receptor 2AG1-like, producing the protein MEHWNSTLGSGFILMGILNDSGSPELICATVTVLYMLALTSNCLLLLAITMDTRLHVPMYLLLRQLSLMDLLFTSVVTPKAIMDFLLSENTISFVGCALQMFLALTLGGSEDLLLAFMAYDRYVAICHPLNYMVLMRPRVCWLMVATSWILASLSAIVYTVYTMHCPFCKAREISHLLCEIPPLLKLACADTSRYELMVYVMGVTFLIPPLVAILASYTLILLTVLHMPSNEGRQKALVTCSSHLTVVGLFYGAATFMYVLPSSLHSPKQDNIISVFYTIVTPALNPLIYSLRNKEVMGALRRILGKYMQWTHS; encoded by the coding sequence ATGGAGCACTGGAACTCCACCCTGGGAAGTGGCTTCATATTGATGGGGATTTTGAATGACAGTGGGTCTCCTGAGCTGATCTGTGCTACAGTCACAGTCCTGTACATGCTGGCCCTCACCAGCAATTGCCTTCTGCTCCTGGCCATCACAATGGATACCCGGCTCCACGTGCCCATGTACCTCCTGCTCAGGCAGCTCTCTCTCATGGACCTCCTCTTCACGTCTGTTGTCACTCCCAAGGCCATTATGGATTTTCTGCTCAGTGAAAACACCATCTCCTTCGTGGGCTGTGCCCTTCAGATGTTTCTGGCACTGACCCTGGGTGGTTCAGAGGACCTGCTACTGGCCTTCATGGCCTATGACAGGTATGTGGCCATTTGTCATCCTCTGAACTACATGGTCCTCATGAGGCCGAGAGTTTGCTGGCTCATGGTGGCCACATCCTGGATTTTGGCATCCCTTAGTGCCATTGTATATACTGTGTACACCATGCACTGTCCCTTTTGCAAAGCCCGTGAGATCAGCCACCTGCTCTGTGAGATTCCACCTCTGTTGAAGTTGGCCTGTGCAGATACTTCCAGATATGAACTCATGGTGTATGTGATGGGTGTGACCTTCTTGATTCCTCCTCTTGTTGCTATCCTTGCCTCCTACACACTAATCCTGCTTACTGTGCTCCACATGCCCTCAAATGAAGGGAGGCAGAAAGCTCTGGTCACCTGCTCTTCCCACCTGACTGTGGTCGGGTTGTTCTATGGAGCGGCCACATTCATGTATGTTCTTCCCAGTTCCCTCCATAGCCCCAAGCAGGACAACATCATCTCTGTCTTCTACACGATTGTCACCCCAGCCCTGAACCCCCTTATCTACAGCCTGAGGAATAAAGAGGTCATGGGGGCCTTAAGGAGAATCCTGGGAAAATATATGCAGTGGACACACTCCTGA
- the LOC138092847 gene encoding olfactory receptor 2AG2-like, with product MEHWNFTLGSGFILMGILNDSMSPELICGTVTVLYMLALTSNGLLLLAITMDARLHVPMYLLLGQLSLMDLLFTSVVTPKAFVDYLLSENTISFVGCALQMFLALTLGGAEDLLLAFMAYDRYVAICHPLNYMVLMRPRVCWFMVATSWVLSSLSALGHTLYTMHFPFCMSQEISHLLCEIPPLLKLACADTSRYELMVYVTGVTFLLLPLSAIVSSYTLILLTVLHMPSSEGRRKALVTCSSHLTVVGMFYGAATFMYVLPSPLHSPKQDNIISVFYTIVTPALNPLIYSLRNKEVMGALRRVLGKYIL from the coding sequence ATGGAACACTGGAACTTCACTCTGGGAAGTGGCTTCATATTGATGGGGATTCTGAATGACAGTATGTCTCCTGAGCTGATCTGTGGTACAGTCACAGTCCTGTACATGCTGGCCCTCACCAGCAATGGCCTGCTGCTCCTGGCCATCACAATGGATGCCCGGCTCCACGTGCCCATGTACCTCCTGCTCGGGCAGCTCTCTCTCATGGACCTCCTCTTCACATCTGTTGTCACTCCCAAGGCCTTTGTGGATTATCTGCTCAGTGAAAACACCATCTCCTTTGTGGGCTGTGCCCTTCAGATGTTCCTGGCACTGACCCTGGGTGGTGCAGAGGACCTGCTACTGGCCTTCATGGCCTATGACAGGTATGTGGCCATTTGTCATCCTCTGAACTACATGGTCCTCATGAGGCCGAGGGTCTGCTGGTTCATGGTGGCCACATCCTGGGTCCTGTCTTCCCTGAGTGCTCTAGGACATACCCTGTACACCATGCACTTCCCTTTCTGCATGTCTCAGGAGATCAGCCACCTGCTCTGTGAGATTCCACCTCTGTTGAAGTTGGCCTGTGCAGATACTTCCAGGTATGAACTCATGGTGTATGTGACAGGTGTGACTTTCCTCTTGCTCCCCCTTTCTGCCATTGTCTCCTCCTACACACTAATCCTGCTTACTGTGCTCCACATGCCCTCAAGTGAAGGGAGGCGGAAAGCCCTGGTCACCTGCTCTTCCCACCTGACTGTGGTCGGGATGTTCTATGGAGCGGCCACATTCATGTATGTTCTGCCCAGTCCCCTCCACAGCCCCAAGCAAGACAACATCATCTCTGTCTTCTACACGATTGTCACCCCAGCCCTGAATCCCCTCATCTACAGCCTGAGGAATAAAGAGGTTATGGGGGCTTTGAGGAGGGTCCTGGGAAAATACATACTATAG